The window cagtgagctatgattgtgccactgcactccagcctgggcaacacagtgagatcctgtctctgacctaacaagcaaacaaacaaaaaaaataaaaaacctaacaAAATTAATTAGAAATGTGATGAGATATTGGATGTCCATTAGTGATAACGAAAGCCATTGCACCCATTATACTGAATGCTCTTTCAGGAGTTCTGAAAGCAAACAAatgttaaagaaatagaaaaataacatctttaaaattttttatatatgttgcttttattcaaaagaataaaatgcttgaCAAACTCTTTAATCACAAGGTTTGAACCAAACCACCAGTCTTCtacaacaactctgtgaggtaggtatCTGCATAGCCACAAGGGATCCACACAGTCCTTTCTTCCCTTGTACCTCTCAAACACTGAGAATTGTAGTAGTTGAAACCACTGTTCTAGTGGGCAGTTAGAACAGTTGTTTTCCCCATCTTATTCCCCACAGAGCTGCCCAAGTTATTGTCTGCTCCTGGGGTTGGACCATCTGTTTTATGACAGTTATGAtactgttgtttaaaaaaaatccaaattgttACTTTGATTTATATGATCTAACTCTGAATCACAGAAGTATTACTATAATGTTCAAAACACTGATTGACTCTACTTGCTTTAAAAACTCTCAGATCCCTTCTGCATTTATCATCAGAGATCGGTAAAGATGACAATAAGCAGGCCTAAAGTTCTGAGATGTTAGCACATATCCTTTTCACAATTTAGTAAGCTTtaagatcattattttttttaCGTTACAAAATTTGGTACAGTACACCTCTTTCAGGAAAGTCTTAGTAGTAACtccaaatattataattattgtaaCCAGAATTGTGACACTTGGAGCAGAACGCACGCACACAAATAAAATGCTGTCAAAAAATGACATCACCATTCCCCCACACCAAATGTATAACTGGTAGGAAATGCATTTCCAGTCTGGTACATGGCAGTGTGACAAACTCCTACTCATTTGCTTTTCAAGTTGGAGACAGCAAGCTTTTTCTGTGATGTATACTACCCTTTTACCTATTTGATTTGGAAGTGTAGAATTCGGATTCATGCAATCTTCAGGTGTCATCTCCACAGACCTTTCCTCTTAGGAGTGCCTAAGCTGTCTTACTCTGATGGAGACATAATGTAGCATGAAAGACTTCCAAAGAACCAGTTTCTCTCTTGTCGTTCCTCTTAACAACTTCCACGTCTATCTAAACGTTCTATGCAGGAGTCCTACTAAAAGATTTTGGTTTAATGCCACTTTGATCAGTTATTTGTTGTATGACTTCATTCAAAAACACTTTCATCAATAGCATAGGGATTTTATCTATGAAAGGGAAGTTAGTGCCCAGCGTTCCTCACAAAATTGTCCAaaggataaaatgaaaagtatGTGAGTAACTGCTTTAATTATAATGTGCTATGTTTAAGCATTATTGTCTTTCTCTATGACAAGCAACAGCTCTGTCCTAGGTccaaattagaaaaacatatatTGATATTTAATTCAGAATCTCATTAATTGGTAGCTGATCTGATTAACTAGACAGAATGTGACAGATTTTCTCCTTATCTCCCAGTCTGCATATAGTGAAGCTCACTAATAAATTAATGGATGATATTAATAGCAGTGATCTCAGATGACAATGCTAACACTGACTCCTGGGCATCCCGTCACATCCTGCTGTCATACATTCAGTAATGACCAACACCAGCCAAAGTGAGTAAGATCTCCCAATACCATGTGGTATTGAGTCTTCTCAGATATATTCACTTGTTTGGCTCAAGACATGAATCTGAGCTGTGTGCTGCCTTCCTGAGACAATACTATAAAAATTTCTGACAACAGAAAACTAACCAAGTTTGTCCAATCTGTTGCTATAGCTAACCAGTAATTTCTTTTGTCAAATGTAGATACTGTTCCCAGTACCTTCCTATGGGCTTGATGCTCAAAGACACGAAGATCCCATCCACCTTCCTCAGAAATGCATCAGGCTACTCTGTTTGCAGCATCGCCCAGGTTCCTAAAACAATCTTCCCTTTACAAATTACTTTTATATCTACTATGAAAGGATGAGCTCTTGTTTAAATGTCTAACTGTGAACATCAAGTGTGCTGACTGGAGATaaatgtttttcatcttttttttttttttttttttcctaagatggagtctcaccctgccgcccaggctggagtgcagtgctgcaatctcggctcactgcaagctccgcctcccaggttcatgccattcttctgcctcagtctcctgagtagctgggactacaggcgccggccaccacgccctgctaattttttgtgtttttagtagagacggggtttcactgtgttagccaggatggtctcaatctcctgacctcatgatccacctgcctcggcctcccaaactgctgggattacaggtgtgaaacacccCGCCCGGCCATGTTTTTCATCTTAATTCTTCTATTGATTAAAATATGTTCTGTAAACTAAAATATGATATTGAAGTATGAAGTTCAAGTTTCTTCTTTCAGTTTCAGCTGATAACAAATAATTATACCAGAATGAAAAAGCAGAACTGCTCCAAATGCACAAAACTTAGCTAGCACTAAAAGAAATACTGAATTTTCCCCAatagtatataatattttattgtaacaaaaatatttagatgAGTTTCACAGCTATATATTATCATATAGGTACCCACTGAGAAGGATAAGGTGGATAAACTgacatttaacaatattttactATACATCCAATTAATCTAAGTAattctggggaaaagaaaaatatataaaagcatcCCTTTTTATATAATTCCTTATTTTTTCCAGACAACATAGAATCAAGATACAATTGTAGATCATTATAATTCTAAACTTAGTATTAGAACTTGCAATGTGTGAAAATTCCAGTTATATATTCCTAGGCATTTGTCAAATGATAATCAAATGTTTGTCTTATAGTGGTTTTATATTTGTGAGATAATACTCCATTACTTCATTGCTTTATACTGCCATGGGTCCTTCTGTTTGATGTTCTACGTTAGCTCAGATATTCTAGTAaactcagttttttgtttttgttttttttcatctgGTTAGCCTTTGGGTTATCACTTCTCGATACATAATAGAGATGTAGATAAGCAATAAAAAGATGACAAAGAAATCATCTAGGAAGCCTAGGATTCCAAACAAGGCTTCAGGTACAAAATCTAGAGGAGATATAAGATAGAAAAAAGCTCCCATTAAACAAAGTATTATCCTGATGCGAAACATCCAGAAAAGGCCCCCGACTGAAAACATTTCCCTGAATGCATGCCTCAGTAAAGTGGGTAGATCCATAATTCTCTCCATAATCTGGTAGagggaaaaacaaatattatgATTTAGCATCTAATGTGTCAGGtttcaaaataatgtaattttcttaCTATGTGTAAACATTGTTAAGATTAGTTAAGATGAATTAATGAGT of the Chlorocebus sabaeus isolate Y175 chromosome 8, mChlSab1.0.hap1, whole genome shotgun sequence genome contains:
- the RNF170 gene encoding E3 ubiquitin-protein ligase RNF170 isoform X2, which codes for MYCPICLHQASFPVETNCGHLFCGACIIAYWRYGSWLGAISCPICRQTVTLLLTVFGEDDQSQDVVRLHQDINDYNRRFSGQPRSIMERIMDLPTLLRHAFREMFSVGGLFWMFRIRIILCLMGAFFYLISPLDFVPEALFGILGFLDDFFVIFLLLIYISIMYREVITQRLTR